In Sphingobacterium thalpophilum, a genomic segment contains:
- a CDS encoding nucleoside-diphosphate sugar epimerase/dehydratase, translated as MLSKVNIVPRWIIFLLDIFSISIAYLLANVIYYDFNFDFLLDIDFAIRYILFIGICSLSFYLFKMYTGIVRYTSAIDSIRILSTITFSVFVLLVIKLVIQANEIERNIPTALIIFFALFSFLILTVYRTIIKIFFLYTKKVSGSRKKTLIYGAGDLGIAVKRTLDHDVRSKNAIVGFLDDNEQKINKVIDGTKIYSSQKFSHLINTLNVEEVIIASHNIPSDRKNEITDVALEKNINILTLPPVKKIMNGDLNPNQIQKIKIEDLLEREPIKINDDHILSQTKGKRILVTGAAGSIGSEIATQLGRYEPQMIILCDQAESPLHNLQLDLQDEFPNQVYHTYIADVRSTKRMQLLFETFKPHYVYHAAAYKHVPMMENHPLEAVQTNVMGTKNLADLAVAYQVEKFVFVSTDKAVNPTNIMGATKRIAEIYVQSLNNHLENSLGATVHTKFITTRFGNVLGSNGSVIPRFRDQIQKGGPVTVTHPEITRYFMTIPEACRLVLEAGTMGQGGEIFVFDMGKSVKIVELAKKMIRLSGFKPNEDIEIKFTGLRPGEKLYEELLNDLENTLPTHHEMIMIAKVRENNYDIVSIKIEELQQRLATQNKNEVVYQMKIIVPEFKSKNSIYEQLDREIELSNKSEN; from the coding sequence ATGCTCAGCAAAGTTAATATAGTGCCACGGTGGATCATTTTTTTATTGGACATCTTTAGTATATCCATCGCTTATCTCCTCGCAAATGTCATTTACTATGATTTTAACTTCGATTTTCTGCTTGACATTGATTTTGCCATTCGTTACATTTTATTTATAGGTATATGTTCCTTATCATTCTACCTCTTTAAGATGTATACTGGTATAGTTCGTTACACAAGCGCTATCGATTCAATACGGATATTATCAACGATAACATTTAGTGTTTTTGTTCTCCTGGTTATAAAATTAGTCATTCAGGCAAACGAGATAGAACGAAACATTCCAACTGCACTCATTATTTTCTTTGCACTCTTCTCCTTTCTTATTTTAACCGTATATAGAACGATTATCAAAATTTTCTTTCTATACACCAAAAAAGTCAGTGGCTCCAGAAAAAAGACACTGATCTATGGCGCCGGTGATTTGGGGATTGCTGTAAAAAGAACCTTAGACCATGATGTACGCTCCAAAAATGCTATTGTTGGATTCTTGGACGATAATGAACAAAAAATCAACAAGGTAATTGATGGTACCAAAATATATTCCTCACAGAAGTTCAGCCATCTGATCAATACATTGAATGTTGAGGAGGTTATCATCGCTTCGCACAACATCCCTTCAGACCGTAAAAATGAAATTACAGATGTCGCGCTCGAAAAAAACATCAATATTTTAACACTTCCGCCCGTTAAAAAGATCATGAATGGCGACCTTAACCCCAATCAGATTCAGAAAATAAAAATTGAAGATTTGTTGGAAAGGGAGCCGATCAAGATTAACGACGACCACATCTTAAGCCAGACGAAGGGCAAAAGAATCCTTGTTACTGGAGCAGCCGGTTCTATCGGAAGTGAAATTGCAACCCAATTGGGAAGATACGAGCCCCAGATGATTATTCTTTGTGACCAAGCAGAGTCCCCCTTACATAACCTCCAACTTGACCTTCAGGATGAATTTCCCAATCAGGTATATCATACTTATATCGCAGACGTCCGAAGTACAAAAAGGATGCAATTACTTTTTGAGACTTTCAAACCACACTATGTATATCACGCTGCAGCATACAAACATGTCCCAATGATGGAAAACCACCCTTTGGAAGCAGTACAGACCAATGTCATGGGTACTAAGAATCTAGCTGATTTGGCCGTAGCATATCAAGTGGAAAAATTTGTTTTTGTCTCTACCGATAAAGCTGTCAATCCCACGAATATCATGGGAGCGACAAAGCGTATTGCAGAAATCTATGTACAATCGTTAAACAATCATTTGGAAAACTCGTTAGGGGCAACTGTGCACACCAAATTTATCACAACCCGCTTTGGCAATGTCTTAGGCTCCAATGGATCTGTTATCCCACGATTCAGAGACCAGATTCAAAAAGGTGGCCCTGTAACCGTTACGCATCCAGAAATTACGCGGTATTTTATGACCATTCCCGAAGCCTGTCGATTGGTTCTTGAAGCTGGTACGATGGGACAAGGTGGCGAAATTTTTGTATTTGATATGGGAAAATCTGTAAAAATAGTCGAGTTAGCAAAAAAAATGATTCGCCTTTCAGGATTTAAACCGAATGAAGATATTGAAATAAAATTCACGGGATTAAGACCCGGGGAAAAACTATATGAGGAGTTATTAAATGATTTGGAGAATACGTTGCCGACACACCACGAAATGATCATGATCGCCAAAGTCAGAGAAAATAATTATGATATTGTAAGTATAAAAATCGAAGAATTGCAACAGCGTTTAGCGACACAGAACAAAAACGAAGTTGTCTATCAAATGAAAATTATTGTACCTGAATTCAAAAGCAAAAATTCGATCTACGAGCAACTGGATCGGGAAATCGAGTTATCGAATAAGTCGGAAAACTAA
- a CDS encoding tetratricopeptide repeat protein — translation MSKNTNNTNQGFKPSKGSFFQDNQKSVVFILGGIVVLILLYFGYQKLYLDPRAEEASNRMYKAEQLATIDSLQNKAITGDGAFLGFKQIADEYSNTKSANIANAYLGGLYLRQGKFEDAVKALEKYAPTGSQILDPLVIGLTGDAFSELKDYKKAADYYKQASEKSSNSYTTPLFLKKLGLVYEAQNDYKSAETAYKKIKTDFPESQEASTIDGLLGRVQAHL, via the coding sequence ATGTCTAAAAACACAAATAATACAAATCAAGGTTTCAAACCTTCAAAAGGATCTTTTTTTCAAGATAACCAAAAAAGTGTCGTGTTCATTTTAGGTGGTATCGTTGTATTGATCTTACTTTATTTTGGATATCAAAAGCTTTATCTAGATCCAAGAGCAGAAGAAGCTTCGAACCGTATGTACAAAGCAGAACAGCTGGCCACAATTGATTCTTTACAAAATAAAGCAATCACGGGCGACGGTGCTTTTCTTGGATTTAAACAAATTGCGGATGAATATTCCAATACAAAATCGGCAAATATTGCAAACGCCTATTTAGGCGGTTTATATTTACGTCAAGGTAAATTCGAAGATGCTGTGAAAGCGCTTGAAAAATATGCTCCAACAGGAAGCCAAATTCTAGACCCACTCGTAATTGGTTTAACAGGTGATGCTTTTTCAGAGCTAAAAGACTACAAAAAAGCCGCTGATTATTACAAGCAAGCTTCTGAAAAATCAAGCAACTCGTATACAACTCCGCTCTTTTTGAAAAAACTAGGGCTTGTATATGAAGCACAAAATGACTATAAAAGTGCAGAGACTGCTTACAAGAAGATTAAAACAGATTTTCCAGAGAGCCAAGAAGCTTCAACAATTGATGGTTTATTGGGGCGTGTACAAGCACATTTATAA